One genomic segment of Drosophila melanogaster chromosome 3L includes these proteins:
- the Cpr65Ea gene encoding cuticular protein 65Ea, protein MYKLLLVVALFGCALAAPLNDDTITKFLANQDTDGTYAYDIEQASGIQIKEEGLAGHEAHGSYSYISPEGIPVQVVYTADEFGFHPQSNLLPTPPPIPEEILRSIRYIQEHPTPEELADRAVRAQQI, encoded by the exons atgtaCAAGCTC CTTCTCGTCGTCGCCCTTTTCGGATGCGCCCTGGCCGCGCCACTGAACGATGATACCATCACCAAGTTCTTGGCCAACCAGGATACGGACGGCACCTACGCCTATGATATCGAGCAGGCCAGCGGTATCCAGATCAAGGAGGAGGGTTTGGCCGGACACGAAGCTCACGGATCGTACTCCTACATCTCTCCCGAGGGTATTCCCGTCCAGGTGGTGTACACCGCCGATGAGTTCGGCTTCCACCCACAGTCCAACCTCCTGCCCACTCCACCACCAATCCCAGAGGAGATCCTGCGCTCCATCCGCTACATCCAGGAGCATCCCACTCCCGAGGAGCTGGCCGATCGTGCTGTTCGCGCCCAGCAGATCTAG
- the Cpr65Eb gene encoding cuticular protein 65Eb codes for MSKINVVVLVAMSVLLGVQARPSDSPDAHAEIRSFVNELKQEDGIYNYQFETSNGIAQQEQGVGGYYASGSSQYYTPEGQLIQLTYTADENGFQPQGEHLPTPHPIPEAILKSLEYNRNHPEEDGEYEHHDHHHDHHEHHQSHGQEQGKQYLQPAGALLAPASSPVLSVGQVLPYDRKL; via the exons ATGTCGAAGATC AACGTCGTTGTACTTGTGGCCATGTCCGTGCTGCTCGGTGTCCAGGCTCGGCCTTCCGATTCCCCGGATGCCCATGCCGAGATCCGGAGCTTTGTCAACGAACTGAAGCAGGAGGATGGCATCTACAATTACCAGTTCGAGACGTCCAACGGGATTGcgcagcaggagcagggaGTGGGTGGTTACTACGCTAGCGGCTCATCACAGTACTACACACCCGAGGGCCAGCTCATCCAGTTGACCTACACGGCAGATGAGAACGGATTCCAGCCGCAGGGCGAGCACCTGCCCACGCCCCATCCCATTCCCGAGGCAATCCTGAAGTCGCTGGAGTACAATCGCAACCACCCGGAGGAGGATGGGGAGTACGAGCACCACGACCATCACCATGACCACCATGAGCATCACCAGAGCCATGGTCAGGAGCAGGGCAAGCAGTATCTGCAGCCAGCCGGTGCTCTGCTCGCACCTGCGTCATCGCCAGTGTTGTCTGTGGGTCAGGTCCTGCCCTACGACAGGAAGCTATAA
- the Cpr65Ec gene encoding cuticular protein 65Ec — MNKFFVLAVAALAVSCVQADSFDARAETREYKSDLKEDGSYAYQYQTSNGIAGQESGVGGYYASGSNAYYAPDGQLIQLTYTADSNGYHPAGAHLPTPPPIPASILKSLEYIRTHPQQESRQGQGRF; from the exons atgaacaaattC TTCGTCCTTGCCGTCGCCGCCCTGGCTGTTTCCTGTGTCCAGGCCGACTCCTTCGACGCCCGAGCCGAGACTCGCGAGTATAAGAGCGACCTGAAGGAGGATGGCAGCTATGCCTATCAGTACCAGACGTCCAATGGCATCGCTGGCCAGGAATCGGGCGTGGGTGGTTACTATGCCAGCGGCTCGAACGCCTACTACGCCCCCGATGGCCAGCTCATCCAGTTGACCTACACCGCCGACAGCAATGGCTACCACCCGGCCGGCGCCCATCTGCCCACACCTCCTCCAATCCCGGCTTCCATCCTGAAGTCACTGGAGTACATCCGCACCCATCCCCAGCAGGAGAGTCGCCAGGGTCAAGGACGATTCTAG